CAAAACACTGTTTTGAGATTGATGTCTGTTGCCCGAGGcccaaaaatattttcctttataCTAACAGCACAGTATAGTACAATCTCCAAGGTCTTTCCGACTCTCTTTGTCAAGTAAGAGGTATTTTAGAAATTTGCAGGATTTAACTTGTTTTAgaacatgaatgtgttttccttCTGAAATACCACTATTCAAGCTACACCTGTATTTTAACAATTGAGGACTGCTTTCTGTTTCGAACCAAGGTTAGCAAATCAtctaaaagaacaaaataaatatccaGTCACTTTTGTCAGCTGTAGCAACCGCAAAGCCTTTAAGCTAAACGCAGGGAGTCTCTTGACTATGAATCATGTCTCAGTGTATCCTAAAATCTTTGTGACAGCTGAAAAACCTGAAAACATGGACAATGTCCAAATCTCTGCATCAGTCGAAACATTTCACTGCAGAGTTCTCTAATGGGAACAGATTGTAATGCTTCTCAGAGTGTAATCATCACCAGGTGTGTAGAAAATATTGCCTTTTGTTTGGCTGTGCAGGTAAAAGAGGATAAAAGTGTCAAGACACCAACAGATTTCTCTTTATGGAAATCTAAACAGAGCACATTGtgcagaagaaaacaaatcatgaCAAGAATAACTAAATAAGTAATTTCATACAATTTCATGCAGTTATTTTTCAGAGAGCCTCCGGTAATGATGTTAATACGAAACATGGAACAGGAAACgatttgtataaaaataatagaGATTGAATAATATGCTCTATTTTTTACTACAACAATCATCAGCGCTCGTAAATTATTTGTACTGTCCAGAAACAAAACAgggatacatttacatttttgactttAGTTTCCAACACAGACTTAGAACAACAATTGACATTGTAGTTTTCTCCAGAACAGCTATCCAACAAACATTCACCATCATCTAACCACAGACGAATCATTTCAACCACCCCATTGCATTTACTGTGGCGCTACATATATGAAGCATTCAGAAAATGATTCTGCTGAAATCTGAATCTCTCTTAAGACATCAGTTGATGTTTGCATCATACATCTGACTGGAGAGATTGCAAAGGACACACATTGGAAAAGATGATAACAATCATTCTTCACCAAAAAACAAACTCCATGTATGAGCAAGCCTACTCTCAAACTTGAAAAACAGTCAGGAAGCAGGGTTTTGAATCTGCCATTATTTTAAGCCGCACttgcaaacattttcaaacactaTTGAATGTATGTCTACAGGTGGTGTTTAATGACTGCTTCCAAAAACCAACACTGTCTGCATAATTTACACATTCATTACTCCCTTACAATAGAAGTAAATGCGATTTTAGACACTCGTGAATCATAACTCTGCGTCATCATTGacatttgaatattcatttgTGAAAAATATTATAACACGACTTAGATGCTGTTTAATCAGTACCACTGAATATGATGATTCAGTCTTCAGTGAGAAGCAGAAAGATTGGAAAACAAGTGCGCCTAAAGGAGTGAAAGGgaaaagtaaaatgtgtgtgaaagagatAGAGGAACAGAGAGCTTGGACCAAATGTTATGTGATGCTTTTTGTTCACACTACAGAACACATTGTCACACTTTCACAGTAGGAAGTTCATTATTACAATGTTTTGGGTTGGGATTCCTGACTGCAAAATGGTATACACTGATCACAAAAATAAGAATTGACTCTATATGTGTCATAATCCATCATACTTTTCTTTCTGGTTTGCATCAAACTATGACTTATTTATAtgtacattaaagaaaaaataatgcaGTAGAGCTTACACAGTGTGTTACAAATTGATAGCCTGAGATCCTGAGCAACCTTTGCGACTATTGGTGCCGGGTGATATTTCAGTTTGATaacttattttctttcaatGGAAATGCATCCAGAGGAAATCATATATTGAGATATCATGATACCCATTATGCCCTTTGAATTAATTATAACAAGAATACTCAAATCACTCTAAAAGATCTTGTGGAAAACATTTTGAGGGAATAGCAATGGAAgattgcagttttgtttttacattacaaCGTAGTTCACAAACTGAGTATACATAGCCTTTTTGTTTAGGTTCATCTGAAACACTTTTGTTAATTTTGCCCTTAAGTTTCTAATAATTAGTTCAGTATATTCCATTTGTCAAGTAAGGTTATTTACCCAGGGACAATTCAAAAATATACTTTGCTATTTGGTTTGACCTATATAAGGAGATAAGATTCTAGCCATATATTTCAAACTCCTGTGACGAGTGGGGAGTTCTGTGATTAATTCAGTATCCTATATTTTCTTCTACAGACACAGACGTATTTGGGAAGCCGCCCTGCTATGAGGAGGCAGTTCTGATGGAGGATCCTCCTCCACCCTACAGTGAGGTCTTGTTGGACCCGCGGGGAGGCACCTATCTGAAACCCGTCCCTCCCCGAGCTGCACCACCGCAGCCTCCACCCTTTAGGGAACACCAGGATCCAGCTCCGGTGTTCACAACCGAAACCAGCAAGCCTCCTGTGACGGCGGTATTCCCCGAGCGAGGTTACTCCTCCCTCATACGCCTGCCTTCCTCCCAGCGCTGGGACTCATTGGGTCATCTCTTATCCAACATGGATCTGAACCACAACAACCTCACGCCGCCGGGTGCACGGTCCATCCAAGCCGCTACCGCGATGGCGACCATGCCCCGAAGAGAGCCCAGGACTCAACACGGGCTACGAGGGGGAATTCATGGACTCCAAGGAGGCATACAAGGACTCAGTGGAGGGATACAAGGACTCAGTGGAGGGATACAAGGACTCAGTGGAGGGATACAAGGACTCAGTGGAGGGATACAAGGACTTCAAGGGGGGATTCATGGGCTTCAGGGTGTTCATGGACTAAGGGGACTGGAGCCCAGTTGCGGCTTGCCAACAGCCTTCCCCTTGCTGGGTCGTAGCACCGCTGTCTAGACCTGGATAATTAGCACAGAAGTCTTACTAACCAATAAGTAGGTCCATCTCTAAAGAGCCTTCAAGCAGGAGATCTATGAAGACAGACTTCCTGTCGATATGCCTCCTTTGCTGCTCAGTGTTTACAGCACTATCAGCGCTAGTAGAAGAGATTTAATCCCCTAAAGAGCCAAAATAGGGTTAAAGTTGTGCGAAAGGCATCAGGAGTTCAATTCCCCATGCAGCTCTGTTGCTGGGATCATGGCTTTCGGATCGGAGtaaaagaggaaattaaacaCAACGTCTCACACCGGTGTGGTTGAGTTACAGAGGCATGCTGGTGTCAGTGAAAACAATTGACTGTTTCAAACAATGGAAAGGATAAATAAAAGGTCCAGTAATAATGCCAAAGGATGAGCAACAAGCACAGCTGTTTTTCCACCTTTTCGTCCTTCATTTTTTatctctccctttcctctctccctttccttgTGTTCATCCCCGCTCTCCTCTCGTCTCTCTGTGCCGGTGCAACCTATTGTACCAGCCTGCCGTTGCCATGGCTCCTGGGAACTGTCTGTTGCTCACGTCGACCTCTCCTCTTCTATCTGTGCGAAATTTCCGAAAGACTCTGTTCACAGCTCGTCTCATCTCAAGGACTGCAAGTATTAATGGTTACAAAAGAGCACGTGGTGTGAGCCTTCAGTGGAGAGTCGGCCACCATGTTTGTGACGTTAGAGCTCCGAAGGCCAGTTttcacaaagacagacaaaacCAACTTAGAGTACAACAAGCCTTCCAGAGAACCAAGCGTACTTGGATTGCATTTTGTAACATGCTGCGTTGTTGTTTCTAATGACTTTATGGCAAACTGTTGCGGTTTGGCCTAAATCTGGTAGTCTGGGCCCTTTTTGTGGCCACGGAATGGCAATGTCTGGGTCATTTgagtgaaaaaacacacatttttcttgtaCAAATGTTGCTATCATTCTCTTAAGCTTTGTGATAAATGCTCAAATTGctcttgtgaaataaaaaacatcttcacaTGCTAGGCTTCTTCTAATAATTTGAGTTAAAGAACAATATGCGATCAgctaattgtgtttttatgctcAACACAGAGCATCTTTACATCAAAATTAAAGTTTGTAACTTTAGTacctttttgtatttacttaGTAGCATCTCCTTTACAGTGccaatcatttattattaactaACTGTTTATTAAGAAACTGTTGACAATTAGAAATATGCAAAATAGCTGTTCACAGTGATTGCTTGAAATACAGCCAACATCAACGTAGCATCTCAAGTTTATCATCATCTTCTTTAGTATCTGTACCATTCAGAATTGCTACTTTAATGAAAGGGACGTAAGAGATGTTCTATAGCCTTCTTTTCCTGACATCTTAAATTTCCACATGAATTATTCATCAGATTATCATGttctttttcctctgcttctctcAGCATAACTTCGTTCTGAACGTCTGCCTCTGCCAATCAGGAAAGCCTTAAATTTAAATTgtgattttcccttttttctccgaCTCCCTCAGTTTCTGACTCACTCTAACCTAACCTCACATCctccttttattttccttaccatgtctttgttattttctttttttaatcctttctTGATCATCATTTATCTCCAACTGccttttgtgttgttttccattGTCACTCCAATTTATTCTAAGGCTACTGCTTCTTTGATGCAACATTGAATAACAAGGAAATGGAAACGCCACTTTGCTGCCACTCATATCTCATAAggattttttacaatttatgaACATTTCTCTGCCTTTTATGTGCTGATAACAACGCTTTTATTTCACTTCATCTCAGCATGTCACTCACATTCTGTAGTTGAGGCGACAGACTTCTCAGATACATTTGAAGTCATATGTTAATACAAAAGCTTAATGTTTTTCAAGTTGAATTACTATTCACAAAAGcttgaaaaagtgttttttctttaaaaaaggtttgactttgcaaaaagaaatacaattttccCTTCTAAAACATCAGGTGCTGTATTAGGCAGATGCTATTTACACCCGGGTGACTATGGGCAACAATTGTATTTCCACCACGGTGACTACAATCAAAAATGCTATTTACACCAGGGTGACTATAGTCAATAATGGTATTTGCACCCGGGTATAGACAACAGTTCTATCTGCACCCGagtgcaaacacacagttttattaaaCCTCATAACTGTGATTACAGCAGAGGGGAGTGGGGGATTTACAGCAGTAGCTTACAAAGGCACTACACTGTTAATGTTCAGTGGAAAATCAAATACTTGACTTAAGGCTTGACGTCACCCCGCTGTGATGTGTTGTACTTAAAGGTCCTACCATGCTATAATAACAGGTAATTTAGTTTTGTAGAGTTGCAGGTTTAGTGTCTGTAGATTTatagactttctttttttatataatcaGAGATGAATTAGTCAAATCTTAGGATCGATGTTTCCTTCTGGTCTTAAGATAATTGGTGATTTTGCGACAGGTGTTAAAAGTTAAACACCTGTTTTACATAAATGATGTGACCTGGAGTAAAATTATTCTTGACTTGAAAAAAAGAGTGGTGCGGCAGCAGTTTTCTAAACTTGTTGGCCGATCAAGGTGTTTTCACCCTTTACAGAGATCACCAGTTACAAGAAGATTGAAAGCGAGAGCGACAACTACAGCAATTAGTTTAAATGTCACATCCTTTCCGCTCTTCCCATTCCCTGCGGCCACAAAATAATGGTAATAATGCTTTTGAATTATCATAATTATGGTTACCATCAATGTGAAGatactaaataataatatgtcagTCAATTATCATAAAATGCTGAAGGGTCAGGATTGGAATTTGGTTAAAGGTAAAgaaaatatctttgttttaagAATGACATTTCCTCTAGCacttgttgttttattgcacaCATGAATTGTTGTTATCCATGCCCGTTAATTTGggtattataataaataatagaacTTACTTTTAGAATGACAATTATTTAATCTATAAGTAATTCACCTGCTGAGATAAGCTTATATTACAGATATGATAGGCCTTGTTAATTACAACAATAGgacataaaaacagaaagagaacgTTATCAGACAATACTGTATATACTCCAATGCTTTGCTTCTTTCTATTACAACGACACA
This Eleginops maclovinus isolate JMC-PN-2008 ecotype Puerto Natales chromosome 11, JC_Emac_rtc_rv5, whole genome shotgun sequence DNA region includes the following protein-coding sequences:
- the LOC134871713 gene encoding proline-rich protein 7; the protein is MVMSQGTYTFLACFAGFWLVWAIIVMLCCFCSFLQRRLKRRQEERLREQCLRTVEMEPLGCPPTGYPLPPPPLPPPPPLQLPRDPPQFCPPQTLSPPVPLQVPHPMPQANWISMPDTDVFGKPPCYEEAVLMEDPPPPYSEVLLDPRGGTYLKPVPPRAAPPQPPPFREHQDPAPVFTTETSKPPVTAVFPERGYSSLIRLPSSQRWDSLGHLLSNMDLNHNNLTPPGARSIQAATAMATMPRREPRTQHGLRGGIHGLQGGIQGLSGGIQGLSGGIQGLSGGIQGLSGGIQGLQGGIHGLQGVHGLRGLEPSCGLPTAFPLLGRSTAV